GCGCAATCTCACGCAGATGCGAGCTTTCTTCGTCACATGGCCTCCCTCGAAGATTTTGCAGACACCGTCTGCAAAATCCATTCCGCTTGACGATCTGGCTAAACAATTCCTTTTGCCTTGGTCGGCATACGTCCGCTTGCTCTCGGTCAAGCGGCCTGAAGCCCGCACGTTTTACGAGAAGGAGGCTCTGCGTTCCGGCTGGTCGGTTCGCCAACTCGACCGCCAGATCGGTAGCCAGTTTTACGAGCGTATCGCGCTCTCCCGCAACAAGGCCGCCATGCTTGAGAAGGCGAATATTACCGAATCCGGCGATGCCATCACGCCAGAGGAAGCCATCAAGGACCCATTCGTTCTGGAATTCCTCGGCCTTAAGGACGAGTATTCCGAATCCGAGCTTGAAGAGGGCCTTGTTCAACATCTCACCGATTTCCTGCTGGAACTGGGCGATGACTTCGCGTTTCTTGGAAGACAGAAGAGGCTCCGTATTGATGACACTTGGTTCCGCGTCGATCTGCTCTTCTTCCATCGCCGGCTGCGCTGCTTGGTAGTCATCGACCTCAAGGTGGGGAAATTCGGTTACGCAGACGCCGGACAAATGCACCTGTATCTCAACTACGCTCGCGAACACTGGATGAAAGAGGGAGAGAACCCCCCGGTTGGCCTGATTCTCTGCGCAGAAAAGGGCACTGCGGAAGCTCACTATGCTCTGGACAACCTGCCCAATAGAGTGCTCGCTGCTGAATATCAGATGGTACTTCCTGATGAAAAGATGATTGCGGACGAGTTGCAGCGCTCCCGAGCGCAATTCGAAAAGAGAGTTCTTGGCACAGCGCAGTTGGACGAATTGAAGTCCTAACAATCAACAATGAGTACCCGTAGGAGCTCTGTCCAGTGGTCGGCAGATCTTGGAGAGTTGTCAACTCACTCGGATTGGGTCTCTGAGAAGGGCATCTTTGACAGTTCATCTGAATCGTAGAGCGTGCCCCATTCCGCAAGGTGATCTAACAGCGTGATGAGGGGTTCTTGCATTGCATCTGCGAGTTCGTATTCGACGTGTAGTACAGAACTGCTCAGGTCTCGTCGAAAGATGACTCGCGCAGCTTCAAGGGATCGCAGACTCGCCGTAAGCGCTTTCTTGGATGCTGATGGTATCGCACGTTTAAGTTCACTGAGGCGCACCGGACGTGTTCGCATCGCACAGAGGATCTGAACCGTCCATTTTCCTTGCAACAGCTCGATTACCCGCGAAACATGTCCCGTGTAAGAGGCATCCATTGGGTTTAGCCGTGCCGGAATCCTGCGCTTTCGTTCTTCCCTCAACTCGCTTTGCAAATTGAAACGGTATGTTTTGGGCCGCATGCGAAGCTTCTTCCTGCCGCTTAATCGGTCTGCGGAGTCGCGTCTAGGTACACCCGAGGTGCGGCCCCTTTGTGTGGATGTTAGGCCGCGTCCATTTTGAACCTAATCCCTGCCTTCACAGCCTTTAGCTTGCAATGCCTTGTTCTGTTCAAGGCGTCCGTTAAAGAGAGATTGAAACAATCGGCACCTCCCACCGGATGCTGCATGGATCAGGAGAGCGTGGGATAGCTCGTGTACCCGGCAGCGCCACCTCCATAGATAGTCGCTGGGTCAAGTTCATTGAGAGCAGTGCCGAGTTGCAGTCTCCTTGGCAGATCTGGGTTGGCTAGAAAGGCGCGGCCGTACGCAACTGCGTCGGCATGACCGGCCCGTATCGCTTCCTCGCCCTTAGGTCCGTCATATCCGCCGTTCACGACGTAGACACCGTTCCAAAGTGTTCTAAGGTGTGCCGACAAATTGACAGCCTCCTCGGCGCTCCCTATGCTGTCTTGTGCCTGCTCAACGACATGAAGATAACCAAGCCCATAGCTGTTGAGCTTTTCAACCGCGACCGAAAAGGTTTCGAGTGGATTAGCGTCCGTCATGTCGTTGAAGTCAACTGTCGGAGAGATTCGCACACCGACCTGCCTGCTGCCCCATACTTCAAGCACCGTTTCGACTGTTTCAGCAAGGAAGCGGATTCGATTCGACGCAACGCCGCCATACTCATCGGTTCGCTGATTCGTTCCTGTCCTGAGAAATTGATCGATCAGGTATCCATTCGCCGCATGAATCTCGACCCCGTCGAATCCGGCCTCTTTCGCATTGCTGGCTGCCGACCGGTAGTCGGCCAAAGTCTGTTTTATACCGCTGGCCGACAAGGCTACCGGCTCCGAGACCTCTGCTGAGCCCGTGGCAATGTGGGTATCGGCATTGGCACGGATTGCGGATGGAGCCACGGGCTGCGCGTTGTTTGGCAACAAGGACGTATGAGAGATTCGGCCGACGTGCCACAACTGGAGGAAAATTCGGCCTCCGCTCTTGTGAACAGATTCAGCAATGTGGGACCACGCTTGTACCTGTGCGCGGGAATGAATCCCGGGAGTATTGCTGTACCCCTTCCCCATGGGCGAGATCTGTGTCGCCTCGGTCACGATGAGTCCGGCCGAAGCACGTTGTGAGTAATAAGTCGCTGCGAGTGCGCTAGGAACACCCTCCGCGTCTGCGCGCGTGCGCGTAAGGGGCGCCATGAAGACACGATTTGCCAGAACGAAAGATCCAAGCTGAACGGGTTCGAAGAGAGTAGCCATTCTTGTACTCCTGTTGTTGCGAGACGTGGTGGGCTGCTGGTGATAAGTCCCCCAGAAGGCGCTGGCTGTTTCCCGCGCCGCCACCTGAGACCTCTGAATCTTTCGGTTCCCACGCCGCAGCAAACCAGCGTAGGAACCCCGACTCAACAGAATGCCATCGGTTCGTGATAGCGCGGGCCGCTCGACTGCACCGGCCACCCCCTCCAGGTGAAGAAGAACTTTATGCGAAGACTTCCTCCAGGAAGTTCACCAGAGATTCCCAGGAGCGCTTGTCGGCACTCGCGCTGTAGCGGAGAATGTTGGGCTCGCCGCGGGTATCGGCTTCTTTATTGGTGAAGCTATGCACCACGCCTCCATAAAGATGGAGTTGCCAGTCCACCTTACCTGCGTTCATTTCCTCAGCGAATTTTTGCCGGATGTCTGGGCCGATCATCGGGTCATCTGCGCCGATGCAGACCAACACTTTGGTACTAATGTTCTTGGCATTCTCCGTGCGTGCGGTGGTAAGGCCGCTATGGAAACCGGCAACGCCTTTGACATTTGCACCAAGACGCGCCAGTTCCAGCGCGACGGAGCCACCGATGCAATAGCCGATGGCTGCCACCTTGCTCGTGTCCACTTCCGGCCGCGACGTTAGTGCGTTCAGTCCTGCTTCCGCGTAAGCGCCGATTCGCTCGGGATCCCCCATGAGGGGGCCGACGAAAGCCATCACCTCAGCGAGGGTGCTGACGGTTTTGCCTTCGCCAAACAGGTCGCTGACCAGGGTTACATAGCCCAATGCTGCCAGGCGCTGCGCCTTTTCCTTGGCGTGCGCACTGATGCCGAACCCCTCCGGAAATACAACGACCGCCGGCCGCGGGCCAGTCTTGGTCTCGTCGAAATACAACACGCTCTCCATGTTCAGGCCATTGACTTCATATTTCAGGACTTCAGTGTGCATGCTCTTCTCCTTGTTAGTGGCTGTTGACATCCAACCGCAATACGCGAACCGTTCCTACGAGATTGTTGCTACCGGAACCTGTTCTCAACAGACCATCGTTACCCGGCCACCGCGCGGGCCGCCTGTTTAATTACATCGACCACCACGTCAGGGAAAGTGACGGGGATGGCGTGCGAAGACTTCAACTCGACGACCGTAGAGTGGGCACGCTCTGCCTCGAATTTGAATTCTTCCTGAGGGATTACGGGGTCAAGCAGCGGCCTAATTTGCCAGCTCGGTTTGCTCGTCCATGCAGCCGATGTCAGTACATCGGCAAGCGCTGCAGCCTCGATGGGACGTTGCGTGGCGATCATGAGGGCGAGCTTGCTCTCCGGCACGTCAGCGGCGAGGAGGTAGGCGTACTTCTCGGCCTTGATGAGGATATTCGTGCCCTTGGTTCCGTCGGGCAAGGTATATGGAATCAGATCGGCGGACGACGCGAAATCGCCGCCGGGAAACCGATTGAGACAAT
This genomic stretch from Terriglobus saanensis SP1PR4 harbors:
- a CDS encoding PDDEXK nuclease domain-containing protein — its product is MDNLQYGEIRNDIIELLQASRAASARRVNALMTATYWEIGRRIVEFEQEGHERAEYGEAVIKQLAKDLEPRFGRGFGWRNLTQMRAFFVTWPPSKILQTPSAKSIPLDDLAKQFLLPWSAYVRLLSVKRPEARTFYEKEALRSGWSVRQLDRQIGSQFYERIALSRNKAAMLEKANITESGDAITPEEAIKDPFVLEFLGLKDEYSESELEEGLVQHLTDFLLELGDDFAFLGRQKRLRIDDTWFRVDLLFFHRRLRCLVVIDLKVGKFGYADAGQMHLYLNYAREHWMKEGENPPVGLILCAEKGTAEAHYALDNLPNRVLAAEYQMVLPDEKMIADELQRSRAQFEKRVLGTAQLDELKS
- a CDS encoding winged helix-turn-helix transcriptional regulator, which translates into the protein MRPKTYRFNLQSELREERKRRIPARLNPMDASYTGHVSRVIELLQGKWTVQILCAMRTRPVRLSELKRAIPSASKKALTASLRSLEAARVIFRRDLSSSVLHVEYELADAMQEPLITLLDHLAEWGTLYDSDELSKMPFSETQSE
- a CDS encoding alkene reductase, with the protein product MATLFEPVQLGSFVLANRVFMAPLTRTRADAEGVPSALAATYYSQRASAGLIVTEATQISPMGKGYSNTPGIHSRAQVQAWSHIAESVHKSGGRIFLQLWHVGRISHTSLLPNNAQPVAPSAIRANADTHIATGSAEVSEPVALSASGIKQTLADYRSAASNAKEAGFDGVEIHAANGYLIDQFLRTGTNQRTDEYGGVASNRIRFLAETVETVLEVWGSRQVGVRISPTVDFNDMTDANPLETFSVAVEKLNSYGLGYLHVVEQAQDSIGSAEEAVNLSAHLRTLWNGVYVVNGGYDGPKGEEAIRAGHADAVAYGRAFLANPDLPRRLQLGTALNELDPATIYGGGAAGYTSYPTLS
- a CDS encoding dienelactone hydrolase family protein; the encoded protein is MHTEVLKYEVNGLNMESVLYFDETKTGPRPAVVVFPEGFGISAHAKEKAQRLAALGYVTLVSDLFGEGKTVSTLAEVMAFVGPLMGDPERIGAYAEAGLNALTSRPEVDTSKVAAIGYCIGGSVALELARLGANVKGVAGFHSGLTTARTENAKNISTKVLVCIGADDPMIGPDIRQKFAEEMNAGKVDWQLHLYGGVVHSFTNKEADTRGEPNILRYSASADKRSWESLVNFLEEVFA
- a CDS encoding alpha/beta hydrolase, translated to MATQEQTADNDFPKPTIVLVHGAVEDSSLWTHGVIQGLQRDGYPVRVYSNPLRGLPNDVAYLRSLLDTIEGPVLLVSHAYGGAVITQGGDDPKVKGLIYAGSPMPAAGESTNDCLNRFPGGDFASSADLIPYTLPDGTKGTNILIKAEKYAYLLAADVPESKLALMIATQRPIEAAALADVLTSAAWTSKPSWQIRPLLDPVIPQEEFKFEAERAHSTVVELKSSHAIPVTFPDVVVDVIKQAARAVAG